A genomic segment from Gopherus evgoodei ecotype Sinaloan lineage chromosome 6, rGopEvg1_v1.p, whole genome shotgun sequence encodes:
- the MYL5 gene encoding myosin light chain 5, with protein MASRKTKKKEGGAKRAQRASSNVFSNFEQTQIQEFKEAFTLIDQNRDGFIDKEDLKDIYASLGKTNVKDEELESMLKEAAGPINFTMFLNLFGAKLLGMDGEETILNAFKMFDPDGKGHIHKDYLKRMLMTQADKFTAEEIDQMFKSSPIDAAGNLDYKSFCYTITHGEEKEE; from the exons ATG GCTAGCAGAAAAACCAAAAAGAAGGAAGGTGGTGCCAAACGTGCTCAGAGAGCATCTTCTAATGTCTTCTCCAACTTTGAGCAGACACAGATCCAAGAATTTAAGGAA GCCTTCACATTAATTGATCAGAACAGAGATGGATTCATAGATAAAGAAGACTTGAAAGACATCTATGCTTCTTTGG gtaaaacaaatgtaaaagatGAAGAGCTAGAATCCATGCTCAAGGAAGCTGCTGGACCCATTAATTTCACAATGTTTTTGAATCTCTTTGGAGCAAAGTTACTTG GTATGGATGGGGAAGAGACCATACTAAATGCATTCAAAATGTTTGATCCAGATGGTAAAGGACACATTCACAAAGACTA CTTAAAACGCATGCTGATGACACAGGCTGACAAATTCACTGCTGAAGAG ATAGACCAGATGTTCAAGAGTTCCCCTATTGATGCAGCAGGAAACTTGGATTATAAGTCTTTCTGCTACACTATCACACAtggagaggaaaaggaagaataA
- the TMEM175 gene encoding endosomal/lysosomal potassium channel TMEM175 isoform X2: MMLITFLPYTFSLMASFPGIPFGIFMFSTCAVVIGLIQAVIVAYGFYHPYLLNHQIQVSENQAFYKHRILQIILRGPVLCFLAAIFSFFFFPMSYVLLGLVIFLPHITRLIIWCKNKTIGPKEDEESHRLEAFTFYLNDPLSKERVEAFSDGVYAIVATLLILDICEDNVPDSKEVKDKFHDRLTEALSEYGPNFLAYFASFVTTGLLWFVHHSLFLYITKATRFMGLLNTFSLAFIGGLPLAYQLTSEFAEKSPNEIEAIQVSCVITFFASIFQFAIWITALFHERETLHPLVRYGGKEHAFMFAKLALYPCVSLGAFFLTCLLSKFSTAIFHIMQIVVPFAFMALRILVKISLAIMKSMLSLSRRKNVVLDEEETCLSPAETLS; this comes from the exons ATGATGCTCATAACTTTCTTGCCATACACG TTTTCCTTAATGGCCTCCTTTCCAGGTATACCTTTTGGTATTTTCATGTTTAGCACTTGTGCTGTTGTCATCGGCCTTATCCAG GCAGTGATAGTAGCCTATGGCTTCTATCATCCCTACTTGCTGAATCACCAGATACAGGTatctgaaaaccaggccttcTACAAACATCGTATCTTACAGATCATTCTAAGAGGACCAGTCCTCTGCTTTTTAGCCGCCatcttctcctttttctttttcccaatG TCTTATGTTCTGCTTGGGCTTGTTATCTTTTTGCCACACATCACTCGGTTAATTATTTGGTGTAAAAACAAAACTATTG GTCCAAAAGAGGATGAGGAGTCTCATCGCTTAGAGGCCTTCACTTTTTACCTCAATGACCCTTTGAGTAAGGAACGAGTGGAGGCGTTCAGTGATGGTGTGTATGCTATTGTAGCAACCCTGCTCATTTTGGATATATG TGAGGACAATGTCCCTGATTCCAAAGAAGTTAAAGACAAATTCCATGACCGCCTCACTGAAGCTTTAAGTGAATATGGACCAAACTTCCTTGCCTACTTTGCCTCCTTTGTAACAACTGGTCTTCTCTGGTTTGTCCACCACTCGCTCTTTCTTTACATAACAAAAGCAACTCGATTTATGGGACTGCTCAACACATTTTCATTGGCTTTCATTGGAGGGCTTCCTCTTGCTTACCAGCTGACAAGTGAATTTGCAGAGAAGTCTCCCAATGAAATAGAAGCTATTCAGGTCAGCTGTGTAATCACTTTCTTTGCCAGCATCTTTCAGTTTGCTATATGGATCACAGCTCTGTTCCACGAAAGGGAAACCTTGCATCCTTTGGTGAGGTATGGGGGCAAGGAACATGCTTTTATGTTTGCTAAGCTTGCGCTCTACCCGTGTGTCAGCCTTGGGGCCTTCTTTCTAACCTGCTTGTTAAGTAAGTTCAGCACAGCGATTTTTCACATCATGCAGATTGTAGTCCCATTTGCTTTCATGGCCCTGCGCATCCTTGTCAAGATTTCTTTGGCAATTATGAAGTCAATGTTGTCTCTCTCCAGACGGAAGAACGTAGTGTTAGATGAAGAGGAAACATGTTTGTCTCCTGCTGAAACACTCTCATAG